The Janthinobacterium lividum genome has a window encoding:
- a CDS encoding amidohydrolase: protein MKFSALPLKQITLAAALAYAGSAHGAALPPAIAAQLAANYPAVESLYLDLHRHPELAFQEVETAKKLAAKVKALGFDVTTGVGGTGVVAILRNGPGPVVMLRTEIDALPVLEKTGLPFASSAVTKNAAGESVPVMHACGHDVHMSAWYGSAKLMADNRQHWSGTLMLVGQPAEEPLLGAAAMLKDGLFTRFPKPDYALSFHDEATLPSGTVGYHAGYFRAAADTISITVYGQGGHGAAPHDTRDPVVMAARIVLALQTLVSRENNPMDPVVITVGSIHGGTQANIVPDQVTMQLTVRTFKDAVRKRVLASIAREVKGEAFAAGAPKEPLVEIRPGTDAVYNDPDLTLRMVSTLQKSLGAANVTEMPAKMTSEDFANYGQAGVKAVLLHIGAVEPAKLAAAKASGKPLAGPHSPQWAPEYQPTIKAAITAETSILLDLLGKKQ, encoded by the coding sequence ATGAAATTTTCCGCCTTGCCCCTGAAACAAATCACCCTCGCCGCCGCCCTCGCCTATGCCGGCAGCGCCCATGGCGCAGCCCTGCCGCCCGCCATCGCGGCCCAGCTCGCGGCCAATTACCCGGCCGTCGAAAGCCTGTACCTGGACCTGCACCGCCACCCGGAACTGGCGTTCCAGGAAGTCGAGACGGCCAAGAAGCTGGCTGCAAAGGTCAAGGCGCTCGGTTTTGACGTGACTACCGGCGTCGGCGGCACGGGTGTCGTCGCCATCTTGCGCAACGGCCCCGGCCCCGTCGTCATGCTGCGCACGGAAATCGACGCCCTGCCGGTGCTGGAAAAAACCGGCCTGCCGTTTGCCAGCAGCGCGGTGACGAAAAACGCGGCCGGCGAAAGCGTGCCGGTGATGCATGCCTGCGGCCACGACGTGCACATGTCGGCCTGGTATGGCAGCGCCAAGCTGATGGCCGACAACCGCCAGCACTGGAGCGGCACCCTGATGCTGGTGGGCCAGCCGGCCGAAGAGCCGCTGCTGGGCGCGGCCGCCATGCTGAAGGACGGCTTGTTTACGCGCTTCCCGAAACCCGACTACGCGCTGTCCTTCCACGATGAAGCGACGCTGCCATCGGGCACGGTGGGCTACCACGCCGGCTACTTCCGCGCCGCCGCCGACACCATCAGCATCACCGTGTATGGCCAGGGTGGCCACGGCGCCGCACCGCACGACACGCGCGACCCCGTCGTGATGGCCGCGCGCATCGTGCTGGCACTGCAAACCCTGGTCTCGCGTGAAAACAATCCGATGGACCCCGTCGTCATCACGGTGGGCAGCATCCATGGCGGCACCCAGGCCAACATCGTGCCCGACCAGGTCACCATGCAGCTGACGGTGCGCACCTTCAAGGATGCCGTGCGCAAGCGCGTGCTGGCCAGCATCGCGCGTGAAGTCAAGGGCGAGGCGTTTGCCGCCGGCGCGCCGAAAGAGCCGCTGGTGGAAATTCGTCCCGGCACGGACGCCGTCTACAACGACCCGGACCTGACCCTGCGCATGGTGTCGACCCTGCAAAAATCGCTGGGCGCGGCCAACGTGACGGAAATGCCGGCCAAGATGACGTCGGAAGACTTCGCCAACTACGGCCAGGCCGGCGTAAAAGCCGTGCTGCTGCATATCGGCGCGGTGGAGCCGGCCAAGCTGGCCGCGGCCAAGGCCAGCGGCAAACCGCTGGCCGGCCCGCACTCGCCGCAATGGGCACCCGAGTACCAGCCGACCATCAAGGCGGCGATCACGGCGGAAACGTCGATCCTGCTCGATTTGCTGGGCAAGAAGCAGTAA
- the pepF gene encoding oligoendopeptidase F translates to MPTTALNRPVLTLLALGFALSSAFAAPAPTPGDRQADRWDLTALYQNDAAFDADAKKLSSQLQQLGACKGQLKASSARLKSCLDLVAEARKRVNTLTTYAAQYYDQDTGDSKGNQLNQRAALLGNDFTQASTFLQPEILALGSKRIDAMLAKDQGLQLYRFQLSNMLRSAPHTLDAAGEQLVAQFGLATGSAASVYRTLANAEIPWPTVKLSDGKEVRLDQAAYTKYRGDDNRADRKLVFDAFFGKWKEYERTFGETLYGQLKTDAAYAKVRRYADSQSAALDADHLPPAVYQTLIAQTNANLPTLHRYFKLRARMLGVKDLAYYDIYAPLLKSDRTFPLAEGKQMMLASVAPLGPDYVKALTAAVDARWMDVYPRPRKVAGAYMNGDAYDVHPFVLLNYTDNYEAVSTLTHEWGHAMHSVLANKAQPSIYAPYSIFVAEIASTTNEALLLDARLKQAKDDDERLLYLGAALENLRGTYFRQAMFAEFEAAIHGKVDKGESLTGEEITAIYAGILKRYHGEAQGVMTIDPAYALEWAYVPHFYHGFYVFQYATSIAAAQDFAQRILDKEPGALAAYLKMLSAGGSAYPYDLVKAAGVDLASPKPYQALAARMNGIMDQIEAIEAKRGK, encoded by the coding sequence ATGCCGACAACCGCGCTCAACCGCCCCGTACTGACCCTGCTGGCCCTCGGCTTTGCCCTCTCCAGCGCCTTCGCTGCGCCTGCCCCCACGCCAGGCGACCGGCAAGCCGACCGCTGGGATTTGACGGCGCTGTATCAAAACGACGCCGCGTTCGACGCTGACGCGAAAAAGCTGTCGTCCCAGCTGCAGCAACTGGGCGCCTGCAAGGGGCAGTTGAAAGCGTCGTCTGCCCGCCTGAAAAGCTGCCTGGACCTGGTCGCCGAGGCGCGCAAGCGCGTCAACACGCTTACCACCTATGCGGCGCAGTATTACGACCAGGATACGGGCGACAGCAAGGGGAACCAGCTGAACCAGCGCGCCGCCCTGCTGGGCAACGACTTCACCCAGGCGAGCACCTTCTTGCAGCCGGAAATCCTCGCCCTGGGCAGCAAGCGCATCGATGCCATGCTGGCGAAAGACCAGGGCTTGCAGCTGTACCGCTTTCAATTGAGCAACATGCTGCGCAGCGCGCCGCATACGCTCGACGCTGCCGGCGAACAGCTGGTGGCGCAGTTCGGCCTGGCGACGGGTTCGGCCGCCAGCGTCTACCGCACCCTGGCCAATGCGGAAATCCCATGGCCGACCGTTAAATTGTCGGATGGCAAGGAAGTGCGGCTCGACCAGGCGGCCTACACGAAATACCGGGGCGACGACAACCGCGCCGACCGCAAGCTGGTGTTCGATGCCTTCTTCGGCAAGTGGAAAGAATATGAACGCACGTTCGGCGAAACCCTGTACGGCCAGCTGAAGACGGACGCCGCGTATGCGAAGGTGCGCCGCTACGCCGACTCGCAAAGCGCGGCGCTCGACGCCGACCATTTACCGCCGGCCGTCTACCAGACCCTGATCGCGCAAACCAATGCCAACCTGCCCACCTTGCACCGCTACTTCAAGCTGCGCGCGCGCATGCTGGGCGTCAAGGACCTCGCGTACTACGACATCTATGCGCCGCTGCTGAAAAGCGACCGCACGTTCCCGCTGGCCGAGGGCAAGCAAATGATGCTAGCCTCCGTCGCGCCGCTGGGCCCGGACTATGTCAAGGCGCTCACTGCGGCCGTGGACGCGCGCTGGATGGATGTCTACCCGCGCCCGCGCAAGGTGGCGGGCGCCTACATGAATGGCGACGCGTACGACGTGCACCCGTTCGTGCTGCTCAACTACACGGACAATTACGAAGCCGTCAGCACCCTGACGCACGAATGGGGCCACGCCATGCACTCGGTGCTGGCCAACAAGGCGCAACCGTCGATCTATGCGCCGTACAGCATCTTTGTCGCGGAAATCGCCTCGACGACGAACGAGGCGCTGCTGCTCGACGCGCGCCTGAAGCAGGCCAAGGATGACGACGAGCGCCTGCTGTACCTGGGCGCGGCGCTGGAAAACCTGCGCGGCACCTACTTCCGCCAGGCCATGTTCGCCGAATTCGAGGCGGCCATCCACGGCAAGGTAGACAAGGGCGAGTCGCTGACGGGCGAAGAGATCACGGCCATCTACGCCGGCATCCTCAAGCGCTACCACGGCGAAGCGCAGGGCGTCATGACCATCGACCCCGCCTACGCGCTGGAATGGGCCTACGTGCCGCATTTTTATCACGGTTTCTATGTGTTCCAGTACGCCACCTCGATCGCGGCGGCGCAGGATTTCGCGCAGCGCATCCTCGACAAGGAACCGGGCGCCCTGGCCGCCTACCTGAAAATGCTCAGCGCGGGCGGCTCGGCCTATCCGTACGATCTGGTGAAGGCAGCCGGCGTCGACCTGGCCTCGCCGAAACCGTACCAGGCGCTGGCGGCGCGCATGAACGGCATCATGGACCAGATCGAGGCGATCGAAGCGAAGCGGGGGAAGTAA
- a CDS encoding dual specificity protein phosphatase family protein has translation MLHVVLLTLALGLAAAPAGAQPSPPRHPDWATPLPLVSNLHQVTPGLYRSARLDSADVAQLQALGVKTVISLRSFHSDTQVLEGSGIRAIRIPINTWAIRDRHVIATMRSIRSAEQQGPVLLHCLHGADRTGMMAAMYRMLYQGWPREKAIDELKNGGYGYHAVWKNIERYLSRVNVDELRARIDAPQP, from the coding sequence ATGTTGCATGTCGTACTTTTGACCCTCGCCCTGGGGCTGGCCGCCGCGCCGGCCGGGGCACAACCATCGCCGCCACGCCACCCGGACTGGGCGACGCCGCTGCCGCTCGTGTCCAACCTGCACCAGGTCACGCCGGGCCTGTACCGCAGCGCCAGGCTCGACAGCGCCGACGTGGCCCAGTTGCAGGCGCTGGGCGTGAAGACGGTGATCAGCCTGCGCTCTTTCCACTCCGATACGCAGGTGCTGGAAGGCAGCGGCATCCGCGCCATCCGCATCCCCATCAATACCTGGGCCATCCGCGACCGGCATGTGATAGCGACCATGCGCAGCATCCGCAGCGCGGAGCAGCAGGGGCCCGTGCTGCTGCACTGCCTGCATGGCGCCGACCGCACGGGCATGATGGCCGCCATGTACCGCATGCTGTACCAGGGCTGGCCGCGCGAGAAGGCGATCGACGAGCTGAAAAATGGCGGTTATGGCTACCACGCCGTGTGGAAAAACATCGAACGCTATCTGTCGCGTGTGAATGTCGACGAACTACGCGCGCGCATCGACGCGCCGCAGCCCTGA
- a CDS encoding glycosyltransferase, with amino-acid sequence MTQKILLLSVSAGAGHMRAAQAIEAYAARDDGAGPAAQALHLDVMDFVTPAFRKLYTDLYIKLVNKAPALWGYLYHATHDAPRDSSMQRLRRAVERLNTRALMAQIAAFQPDAIICTHFLPAELLSRTLRQQQLACPVWVQVTDFDLHRMWVHEQMQGYFAATDEVAFRMRHEGIPADRIHVTGIPIMPAFAQAPGRVQSAQAFGLDPQRTTILLMGGGAGLGSLETVAARLLALPGDFQLIVLAGKNAAALAALQALAGQYPGRLLAQGFTSEVERLMACADLVITKPGGLTTSECLALGLPMIVNSPIPGQEERNADYLLEQGVALKALDAVTLEYRVRLLLEHPEQLQSMRAKALALGRPRAALDVLAQVLGAGAVLQ; translated from the coding sequence ATGACACAAAAAATTCTTCTCCTGAGCGTCTCGGCCGGCGCCGGCCATATGCGCGCGGCGCAAGCCATCGAGGCGTATGCGGCGCGCGATGATGGTGCAGGGCCTGCGGCGCAGGCCCTGCATCTCGATGTGATGGATTTCGTCACGCCCGCATTCCGCAAGCTGTACACGGATTTGTATATCAAGCTGGTCAACAAGGCGCCCGCGCTGTGGGGCTATCTGTACCATGCCACGCACGATGCGCCGCGCGACAGCTCGATGCAGCGCCTGCGCCGCGCCGTCGAGCGCCTCAACACGCGCGCGCTGATGGCGCAGATCGCCGCATTCCAGCCCGACGCCATCATCTGCACGCATTTCCTGCCGGCCGAACTGCTGTCGCGCACCCTGCGCCAGCAGCAGCTGGCCTGCCCCGTGTGGGTGCAGGTCACGGATTTCGACCTGCACCGGATGTGGGTACACGAACAGATGCAGGGCTATTTCGCCGCCACCGACGAAGTGGCGTTCCGCATGCGCCACGAAGGCATCCCCGCCGACCGCATCCACGTGACGGGCATCCCCATCATGCCCGCCTTCGCGCAGGCGCCCGGGCGCGTGCAGAGCGCGCAGGCGTTTGGCCTGGACCCGCAGCGTACGACGATCCTGCTGATGGGCGGCGGGGCTGGTCTGGGCAGCCTTGAAACGGTCGCCGCGCGCCTGCTGGCGCTGCCAGGCGACTTCCAGCTGATCGTGCTGGCGGGGAAAAACGCCGCAGCGCTGGCGGCGCTGCAAGCACTGGCCGGCCAGTATCCGGGCCGTCTTCTGGCGCAAGGCTTTACCAGCGAAGTCGAGCGCCTGATGGCGTGCGCCGACCTGGTGATCACCAAGCCGGGCGGGCTGACCACTTCCGAATGCCTGGCCTTGGGCTTGCCCATGATCGTCAACTCGCCGATTCCCGGGCAGGAAGAGCGCAATGCCGACTATCTGCTGGAGCAGGGCGTGGCATTGAAAGCGTTGGACGCCGTGACCCTGGAATACCGCGTGCGCCTGTTGCTCGAGCATCCTGAACAGTTGCAATCGATGCGCGCAAAGGCGCTGGCCCTGGGCCGCCCACGCGCCGCCCTGGATGTGCTGGCCCAGGTGCTGGGCGCTGGCGCCGTTCTTCAATAA
- a CDS encoding ankyrin repeat domain-containing protein — protein sequence MGNNTLYNQHRETFFRLCDAVGENQVEQVRSLLQATPLLLTLRRYNMDDGESLLHLAAAGGSREVCALLVSLGMDIDLPLPGYRNHTPLDAAASHGHLDTCRWLLEHGAAVDGLPDNILSPLDSACVGGHQDVAALLLQRGANPNRLHTRWNQAPVDIATGWGFPAIAQLLAAAGGVSILDVPQQAAASPQDVIRTFMHNSAGWVLPAVFSPDSGDARFSLGISCIAGKGDFKLLFTVGLFQQSPMTELAICLPARWPLTVHGFTEHSPWRFPVALLARLGRRTLDQASLAAGELLRRDDPQLADLAWPDGVDALLAIDKRWNPAPEEDMADDDKVTIYLLVPVKFTRQGAPDASALPALMERKLKGSWKVSALPVPVIR from the coding sequence ATGGGTAATAACACACTGTATAACCAGCACCGCGAGACGTTTTTTCGCCTCTGCGACGCCGTGGGCGAGAATCAGGTGGAACAGGTGCGCAGCCTGCTCCAGGCCACACCGCTGCTGTTGACCTTGCGCCGCTACAACATGGATGACGGCGAATCGCTGCTGCATCTGGCAGCTGCCGGCGGTAGCCGCGAGGTCTGCGCCCTGCTCGTGTCGCTGGGCATGGACATCGACCTGCCCTTGCCCGGTTACCGCAACCATACGCCGCTGGACGCGGCGGCAAGCCATGGCCATCTCGATACGTGCCGCTGGCTGCTCGAACATGGCGCCGCCGTCGATGGCCTGCCGGACAATATCCTGTCGCCGCTGGACAGCGCCTGCGTTGGCGGCCACCAGGACGTGGCCGCGTTGCTGCTGCAGCGGGGCGCCAATCCGAACCGCCTGCATACGCGCTGGAACCAGGCGCCGGTCGATATCGCCACCGGCTGGGGCTTTCCCGCTATCGCCCAATTGCTCGCTGCCGCCGGCGGCGTCAGCATACTTGACGTGCCGCAGCAAGCGGCCGCCTCGCCGCAGGATGTGATCCGCACCTTCATGCACAACAGCGCCGGCTGGGTACTGCCGGCCGTGTTCAGCCCGGACAGCGGCGACGCGCGCTTTTCGCTGGGGATCAGCTGCATCGCCGGCAAGGGCGATTTCAAGCTGCTGTTTACGGTCGGCCTGTTCCAGCAATCGCCAATGACCGAACTGGCCATTTGCCTGCCGGCCCGCTGGCCGCTGACCGTGCACGGCTTCACGGAGCACAGCCCATGGCGCTTTCCGGTGGCGCTACTGGCGCGCCTGGGACGGCGCACGCTCGATCAGGCCAGCCTGGCGGCGGGCGAGCTGCTGCGGCGCGACGATCCGCAACTGGCGGACCTGGCCTGGCCGGACGGCGTCGATGCGCTGCTGGCCATCGACAAGCGCTGGAATCCGGCGCCTGAAGAAGACATGGCCGACGATGACAAGGTCACCATCTATCTGCTGGTACCGGTGAAGTTCACCAGGCAAGGCGCGCCCGACGCCAGCGCCTTGCCGGCCTTGATGGAACGCAAGCTCAAAGGCAGCTGGAAAGTGTCGGCCTTGCCCGTCCCCGTTATTCGCTAG
- a CDS encoding M14 family metallopeptidase, which translates to MLRHALLSAAVFSLFAVNAHAARDMRLFSLKTEAEYSGFKNTGRYEEVEALCQRFEDHHPKQVRCFEFGRTPENRPMLALAVSNTGALTPDAAKLRKIPVLLVQGGIHAGEIDGKDAGFLALREVLEGKAAAGALDKQVLLFVPVFNVDGHERFGAWNRPNQRGPQEMGWRSTAQNYNLNREYMKADTPEMQHMLALVNAWDPLAYVDLHVTDGAQFEPDISIQVEPVHAGDVALRAAGTALRDGVLADLAKQGSDPKPFYMSFAEEDNPQSGFVDSTPNPRFSHGYFLLRNRFGVLVETHSWKDYPTRVRITRNTIISLLSQMAQHGAAWRQTAMEADLRATQLAGSVLPLSYRTTEKSRMIAFRGYAYTRTLSEVSGALMTRYDEKTPQIWNVPLRDEIVPDLQLAAPKAGYLVPRAQAAMVGAKLRQHGIAYKEMRSILARQNVEVFRATAVKFGAQSFEGRQTLAVQGEWQKEERLVDAGVLYVPVNQPKARLVMALLEPRAPDSLLAWGSFNTAFERKEYMEDYVAEDVARAQLAADPALAAQFRQKLADEPEFAKNPHARLEFFARRHASWDERLNLYPVMRVAGRCTPELSNRAD; encoded by the coding sequence ATGCTACGCCACGCCCTGCTGTCCGCCGCCGTGTTTTCCCTGTTTGCTGTCAACGCACATGCCGCGCGCGATATGCGGCTGTTTTCCCTGAAAACGGAGGCCGAGTACTCGGGTTTCAAGAACACGGGCCGCTACGAGGAAGTGGAAGCCTTGTGCCAGCGCTTCGAGGACCACCATCCGAAACAGGTGCGCTGCTTTGAATTTGGCCGCACGCCGGAAAACCGTCCCATGCTGGCGCTGGCCGTTTCCAACACGGGCGCGCTGACGCCGGACGCGGCCAAGCTGCGCAAGATACCGGTACTGCTGGTGCAGGGCGGTATCCATGCGGGGGAAATCGACGGCAAGGATGCGGGTTTCCTGGCCCTGCGCGAAGTATTGGAAGGCAAGGCAGCCGCCGGTGCGCTGGACAAGCAGGTGCTGCTGTTCGTGCCCGTGTTTAATGTCGACGGCCATGAGCGCTTCGGTGCGTGGAACCGCCCTAACCAGCGGGGGCCGCAGGAAATGGGCTGGCGCAGCACGGCGCAAAACTACAATCTGAACCGCGAATACATGAAGGCCGATACGCCCGAGATGCAGCACATGCTGGCGCTGGTCAATGCCTGGGATCCGCTGGCTTATGTGGACTTGCACGTGACGGACGGCGCGCAGTTCGAACCCGATATCTCGATCCAGGTCGAACCCGTGCATGCGGGCGATGTGGCCTTGCGCGCGGCGGGAACGGCGCTGCGCGACGGCGTGCTGGCCGACCTGGCTAAGCAGGGTTCCGATCCGAAGCCGTTCTACATGTCATTTGCCGAAGAAGACAATCCGCAGTCGGGTTTTGTCGATTCGACGCCGAATCCGCGCTTTTCGCACGGCTATTTCCTGTTGCGTAACCGTTTCGGCGTGCTGGTGGAAACCCACTCGTGGAAGGACTACCCGACCCGCGTGCGCATCACGCGCAACACCATCATTTCCCTGCTGTCGCAGATGGCGCAGCACGGCGCGGCATGGCGGCAAACCGCCATGGAAGCGGACCTGCGCGCGACTCAGCTGGCCGGCAGTGTGCTACCCCTCAGCTACAGGACCACGGAGAAAAGCCGCATGATCGCGTTTCGCGGCTATGCCTATACGCGCACGCTGTCCGAAGTGTCAGGCGCGCTGATGACGCGCTATGACGAAAAGACGCCGCAAATCTGGAACGTGCCGCTGCGCGACGAGATCGTGCCTGACCTGCAGCTGGCCGCACCGAAGGCCGGCTACCTGGTGCCGCGCGCGCAGGCGGCCATGGTAGGCGCCAAGTTGCGCCAGCACGGCATCGCCTACAAGGAAATGCGCAGCATCCTCGCCAGACAGAATGTGGAAGTCTTCCGCGCCACTGCCGTCAAGTTTGGCGCGCAGTCGTTCGAAGGACGCCAGACGCTGGCGGTACAGGGCGAATGGCAGAAGGAAGAGCGCCTGGTCGATGCCGGCGTGCTGTACGTGCCCGTCAACCAGCCGAAGGCGCGCCTGGTGATGGCGCTGCTCGAGCCGCGCGCGCCCGATTCGCTGCTGGCCTGGGGCAGTTTCAATACGGCGTTCGAGCGCAAGGAATACATGGAGGACTATGTGGCCGAGGATGTGGCGCGCGCGCAGTTGGCGGCCGATCCGGCGCTGGCGGCGCAGTTCCGGCAGAAGCTGGCCGACGAGCCTGAGTTTGCAAAGAATCCGCACGCGCGCCTGGAATTTTTCGCCCGCCGCCACGCCTCGTGGGATGAGCGGCTGAACCTGTATCCGGTCATGCGCGTCGCCGGACGGTGCACACCGGAGTTGTCAAATCGCGCAGATTAA
- a CDS encoding TonB-dependent receptor: protein MSPEEMGGVERYNRKWDDLATAISLGAKGRIPGTSSWQYEANYNASVYKSESHTPRALANIDSFFLGPKLGTDAAGVPIYAPDPARLSRRVTAAEFDSITGNSDSDDKAWTNTLSLATNGDLFQLPAGVAKIATIAEVGKQGFSNVPDARLNDGYFNVATKSDITAGTRTRYALGAEVNLPLHEKLTGTLAGRYDRYSFAGRHEGKFTYNGGLELRPAPELLFRANYATSFRAPDMNYIYKARGTGYYSSTTDYYRCGAAGQAIEGCEFANKSPGADYVQNGSKDLQSEKGKSFGVGAVWSPSSNFDVSVDYWNIKIDDLVTNLSSDKILRDEADCRLGKTDINSPTCVDTLGRVERFAANALNRAGEIKTITVNPINAAKQSSSGIDVSVKYALRTTDYGRFAFKANYAKVLSKKSQQFVGDEEIDETKSLTNMDWPDKLNLSVNWSAGDWSNTLLVSRYGKIPNAASTGYLTPTALANISTVYRINDRATLSLIVNNVFDKIKRDTSGGWPYYPVGSFSPQGRQGWVEFNYHFGS, encoded by the coding sequence ATATCGCCCGAGGAAATGGGCGGCGTGGAGCGCTACAACCGCAAGTGGGACGACCTGGCCACAGCCATCTCGCTGGGCGCCAAGGGCCGTATTCCCGGCACGTCATCCTGGCAGTATGAAGCGAACTACAACGCCTCGGTGTACAAGAGCGAAAGCCACACGCCGCGCGCGCTGGCCAATATCGACAGCTTCTTCCTGGGACCGAAACTGGGCACCGACGCTGCCGGCGTGCCGATCTACGCACCGGATCCGGCCCGCTTGTCGCGCCGCGTGACGGCGGCCGAATTCGACAGCATCACGGGCAATTCCGACAGCGATGACAAGGCCTGGACGAACACCCTGAGCCTGGCCACGAATGGCGACCTGTTCCAGCTGCCCGCTGGCGTGGCAAAGATCGCCACCATCGCCGAAGTGGGCAAGCAGGGCTTCAGCAATGTGCCCGATGCGCGCCTGAACGACGGTTACTTCAACGTCGCCACCAAATCCGATATCACGGCCGGCACGCGTACCCGCTATGCGCTGGGCGCGGAAGTGAACCTGCCGTTGCATGAAAAGCTGACCGGCACCCTGGCTGGCCGTTATGACCGCTACAGCTTTGCTGGCCGCCATGAGGGCAAGTTCACCTACAACGGCGGCCTGGAACTGCGTCCCGCGCCGGAGCTGCTGTTCCGTGCCAACTACGCCACCAGCTTCCGCGCGCCGGACATGAATTACATCTACAAGGCGCGCGGCACCGGTTACTATTCGAGCACCACCGACTACTACCGCTGCGGCGCGGCTGGCCAGGCCATCGAAGGCTGCGAGTTTGCCAACAAGTCGCCGGGCGCCGATTATGTGCAGAACGGCAGTAAGGACCTGCAGTCGGAAAAAGGCAAGTCGTTCGGCGTCGGCGCCGTCTGGTCGCCCAGCTCGAACTTCGACGTCTCCGTCGACTACTGGAACATCAAGATCGATGACCTCGTGACGAATCTGAGTTCCGACAAGATATTGCGCGACGAAGCCGATTGCCGCCTGGGCAAGACGGATATTAATTCGCCGACCTGCGTCGATACCCTGGGCCGCGTCGAGCGCTTCGCGGCGAATGCCCTGAACCGCGCCGGCGAGATCAAGACCATCACCGTCAACCCGATCAATGCGGCAAAGCAGAGCAGCAGCGGTATCGACGTCAGCGTGAAGTATGCGCTGCGCACGACAGACTATGGCCGCTTTGCCTTCAAGGCCAACTACGCCAAGGTTCTGAGCAAGAAGTCGCAGCAATTCGTCGGCGACGAAGAGATCGACGAGACGAAATCGCTGACGAACATGGATTGGCCCGATAAGCTGAACCTGAGCGTGAACTGGAGCGCGGGCGACTGGTCGAACACCTTGCTGGTCAGCCGCTACGGCAAGATACCGAACGCCGCCAGCACGGGCTATCTGACGCCGACGGCGCTGGCCAATATCAGCACCGTGTACCGCATCAACGACCGCGCCACCTTGTCGCTGATCGTCAACAACGTTTTCGACAAGATCAAGCGCGACACGAGCGGAGGTTGGCCGTACTACCCGGTGGGCAGTTTCAGCCCGCAGGGACGCCAGGGCTGGGTAGAGTTCAACTACCACTTCGGCTCGTAA
- a CDS encoding TonB-dependent receptor plug domain-containing protein, whose amino-acid sequence MPIQFKLPPLTLAVLAILGGSAWQVHAQTQAPAADQQPAATPPAVVVTGSRIPRASLEGPSSVTILTGDEITKQGYKNVFDALTNQVQNSGFTQGEDFGNTFTPSANTISLRGLGPNHTLILLNGRRLADFPVAYEGTVNFTNLANIPSSIVDRIEILNGGASAIYGSDAIAGVVNVILKKQTEGFDINVKAGGTTRGGAGNQRVQLTGGGNFDKLHTLFSLELSQRDPLSSLQRDFMATRSGTPTNIASRRVVQAGTSGSYVDLGDTCNQFGDLFGGSVVKYQAKNGSYCASPKVGPTYWTTQTKNRSQNVFGSANYELSPETTLFRRLPDRQELDGKQYARPDVDVVVDGQQLFPQPEYESLRSVDALHIARGNGRRGALQPQVGRPGHSHLAGRQGPYSRHVILAV is encoded by the coding sequence ATGCCTATACAATTCAAGTTGCCACCGCTCACCTTAGCCGTACTGGCCATCCTGGGCGGTTCCGCATGGCAGGTGCACGCGCAAACGCAAGCGCCCGCAGCGGATCAGCAGCCGGCGGCTACCCCGCCAGCCGTCGTGGTCACCGGTTCGCGGATTCCCCGCGCCAGCCTGGAAGGCCCGTCTTCCGTCACCATCCTGACGGGCGATGAAATCACCAAGCAGGGCTACAAGAACGTCTTCGATGCGCTGACCAACCAGGTACAGAACAGCGGCTTTACGCAAGGCGAAGACTTCGGCAATACGTTCACGCCGTCGGCCAATACCATCAGCTTGCGCGGCCTGGGCCCGAACCACACCTTGATCCTGCTGAACGGCCGCCGCCTGGCCGACTTCCCCGTCGCCTACGAAGGCACGGTCAACTTCACCAACCTGGCGAATATCCCGTCGAGCATTGTCGACCGCATCGAGATCCTCAACGGCGGCGCCTCGGCAATCTATGGCTCGGACGCGATCGCCGGCGTGGTCAACGTCATCCTGAAAAAGCAGACGGAAGGTTTCGACATCAATGTCAAGGCGGGCGGCACCACGCGTGGCGGCGCCGGCAACCAGCGCGTGCAACTGACGGGCGGCGGCAATTTCGACAAGTTGCATACCTTGTTCAGCTTGGAGCTGAGCCAGCGCGATCCGCTGTCGAGCCTGCAGCGCGACTTCATGGCCACCCGTTCGGGCACGCCGACGAATATCGCGTCGCGCCGCGTGGTACAGGCGGGCACCTCCGGCAGCTATGTGGACCTGGGCGATACCTGCAACCAGTTCGGCGACCTGTTCGGCGGCAGCGTCGTCAAGTACCAGGCGAAGAACGGCAGCTATTGTGCCAGCCCGAAAGTCGGTCCCACTTACTGGACCACGCAAACCAAGAACCGCAGCCAGAACGTGTTCGGCAGCGCCAACTATGAGCTGTCGCCGGAAACGACCCTGTTCCGCCGACTTCCTGATCGGCAAGAACTCGACGGAAAACAATACGCGCGGCCCGACGTGGACGTCGTCGTCGACGGGCAGCAGCTATTTCCGCAACCAGAATACGAATCGCTACGAAGCGTGGACGCGTTACATATCGCCCGAGGAAATGGGCGGCGTGGAGCGCTACAACCGCAAGTGGGACGACCTGGCCACAGCCATCTCGCTGGGCGCCAAGGGCCGTATTCCCGGCACGTCATCCTGGCAGTATGA